CTACACGGTCCATGAAAGCGAGCCGGTGATAGAGCGTTTTGAGGCTGTTGCGATTAAAGACGGAACATTTGTTTTTGTGGGTTCCAACGCCTCGGCGGAGGCTTGGCGGTGCGGCGCATCTGAAGTGATCGACCTCAAGGAAAGTGCGGTCTATCCAGGCTTTACAGACAGTCACCAACACCTTGAGGGCGTCGGGCGCCGAACCAAGACTTTGAGCCTTTTTGGGATTGCGACGCTTGAAGAGACCGTAGCGCAGATACGCGGGTGGTCTAAGGGAGTCGCTGAAGGCGACTGGGTGATGGGCCGGGGCTGGATAGAGCGCGAGTGGGAAGATGAGCAGCGTTTTTTAACGCGCTGGGATGTCGATGCATTCACTGAGAGTAAGCCGTTGTTCATGCCAAGAGCAGACGGCGTGTCGGCACTGGTTAATTCGAAAGCGCTCTCGCTTGCGGGAGTCACTCGGGATACCCCTGACCCTGTTGGGGGTCGATTCGACCGCGATGCCGAGGGCGAGCTTACGGGTTATGTACTGGGTCGGGCGATGGACCCTTTCCGTGCAATTTTGCCTCCCGAGACGAACACGTACATCAAAGACAACTTGTTGCGAGGTATGCGGGCCAATGCCTCGCTGGGTTGGACTGCGACACACGATGCGGGTATGTCGTGGCGCGAGTTGAATCTGCTGCAGGAGCTCCATCAGGAAGGTCAGATGGCGCATCGCGTGTATGTCGCGGTGCCGATATCAGAGGCAGGACCGCTTATCGCGCAGGGACCCGAGCAGACGGAGGACGGTTGGATCGCGCTGAACGCCATAAAGGTTTTCATCGATGGCACCTTGGGCTCGCGCGGCGCGGCACTGCTGGAGCCGTACGCAGATGCCGATCACACTGGCTTTATGAATCGGACAACGAAAGAGGCGCTCATGCCCGTCTTGGCGGGTGCATTGGCAAAAGGTCTCCAAATAATGACGCATGTCATCGGCGACCGTGCGCTGAGGACGACGTTGGATTGGTACGAAGAGGCTTGGGACGCATTGCCATCGGGTGAATGGGCCAAAACAGACCTTCGGTGGCGACTTGAGCATGCGCAAATCATTCCAGCGCAAGACCAGGAAAGGATAGCCAGAATGAATGTCACATTGTCGATGCAGCCAAGTCACGCCATCGGTGATCTAAACTTTGCGCCCGCGAGGCTTGGTGACGATCGCTTGGCGCTTGCTTACCCCTGGCGTCCTCTTATCAAGCAAGGTATACCGGTAGTGGCTGGTTCGGACGCACCCGTGGAAGCCGGCGATCCGCGCATCGAATTTTACGCCGCCATTACACGTCAGCGGTTAGACGGCAGCTCAGGTGAGGGCTGGCATCCCGAGTTTGCTGTGTCGCGCGCGCAGGCGTTAAAAATGTTTACGGTTTGGCCTGCTTATAGCGCTTTTCAGGAAATTGATCGAGGCAGTATTCAAGTCGGTAAGCGTGCTGATCTGACCATTTTCGATACGGACTTTATGACAGCGACACCCGCGCAAATACTCAAGTCTCGGGCGATAATGACGATTGTCGATGGGAAAATTATCTTTAAGGTGTGGCCCGTTTAAATCCTGTGCGAAAAAACCGAGATCCAAAGGCGAGAATGTAAGGGGGCGAGCCGGTGAACGTGAGGACGCGATTTTGATGGGTGACACTCGCCATTGGGCGAAGCTCGCTGGTCGTCACGGTCCAGAAGACGTTTAAAAGCAGCAGCAGTTTATAAATAGAACGCTTAAGAATCCGCGGTGATTGATCATGAGACGACCATCCATAAGAACGCTCCTTTTTGCGCCTGCAATCCTATTTACCCTTTTTTACCTGACGGGCGTCGTTATGTTTGCAACTGAAGATCGGACGGTTGACGCGCTTGAGGGACGGGAGTCAGCACCCGATGTAATAGCGATATTTGGCGCAAGCGGTACGGCAGGCGACGGTATTTTAAAAGCGGCGCTCGCTGACCCTGATATTCAAAAGATTCATGTCATTACTCGTCGTTCTACCCCACGAATCGAGGAGGGTATTGCGTCGGGCAAGGTACAGATGACACGGCACATGGATTACCTCAATTACGCGAGTATCCAAGAGCAGATAGCAGAGGTGGATACTGTCTACTGGGCGATTGGTATCAGTTCCGTCGGTGCTGACGAGGAGACCTACGGCCGGATTCACGTCGATTTTCCGATGCAGTTCGTGCGTTTATGGACCCGTATCAACACCGCGTCTGATCTGTCATTCCACTTCATCAGTTCGAGCGATATTTCAGAGGATTCCAGCGTAATGTGGGTGCGTGAGAAAATCCGGGCTGAAAAGTCGCTATTTAACTTTGCCGAGGGATCGAACCTTCGTGTGATTGCCTACCGGCCTGACTACATTGGTCCGACAAAAGAAGAGGCGCACCTCGGACAAGACCTGCTGTACTGGTTCTTCCGACCAGTGGGGGCTGCGGTGAAGGCGACCGAAATTGGCCGAGCAATGATAGCCCTATCGTCGCGCGGACCGCGCATCGCAAATGGGATGACAATCAGCACATCCCGCATCATCCGCTTAAGCGATGCGTATGGCCGTCGGCACTCTAGAGACAAGACGGGACTTATTCCTTTCATGCCCGAAGATGAAGTAAGGAAAGTAGTGAGCCGATGAGGGTGAGGCTGGCGCCAACACGATGTTGGTGGATCGCGCAGCCCATGGATGGGCGAGAGCGATCAGGGAATTCGATTCGGCGCTGAATCCGAAAGGATAGTGGTGGGCCCAGTAGGGTGAGACCGGGGTTTCGACGAGCACTGCTCGTCGCCGGACGAACGACCGAGCGTCTCGCGAGGGCTGGGGTAGTCCGATGACGTCCATCACAAACGAAGTGAAGTGGTGGGCCCAGTAGGACTTGAACCTACGACCAATCGATTATGAGTCGACTGCTCTAACCAACTGAGCTATGGGCCCCAAATTCGCAACTAATTTGCGGGGTCGCGAGTGTAACATGGTGAAATCTGAAAAAGTCGGGGTGAGCGTCATTTCTTGATATCCCGTTCACTTTGAAATCACAAAGTGATAGCGTGCATGGCAATCCTTCAGAACTAAGAATAAGAAGACAACAATGAAGATTCTCAAGGTTTTTTTCGCCCTAACGTTGGGGCTTGTTAGTTCCTGTGCAGTGACTGAGTTCGACCTCGACCGAGAGGTCTACGAGCGACAGATAAAGCAAGTGCGCTTGGGTATGTCGTTTGACGAATTTCAAAACCTTTTTCCACAACGTATTTCTCGAGGCGCTATCAAGAGCAATGTGGGAACCATCGCGGCTTATGAGGTGGCCTACGCTTACTACTCTTTTGCCGCGACGGGTGTCGAGCGTCGCAATACGATCA
The Candidatus Paraluminiphilus aquimaris genome window above contains:
- a CDS encoding amidohydrolase, producing the protein MILNVLLVTAGYCLSASANASGNERPGPEGAARSAVSEDSSCQSADLLLHNARVYTPIDYTVHESEPVIERFEAVAIKDGTFVFVGSNASAEAWRCGASEVIDLKESAVYPGFTDSHQHLEGVGRRTKTLSLFGIATLEETVAQIRGWSKGVAEGDWVMGRGWIEREWEDEQRFLTRWDVDAFTESKPLFMPRADGVSALVNSKALSLAGVTRDTPDPVGGRFDRDAEGELTGYVLGRAMDPFRAILPPETNTYIKDNLLRGMRANASLGWTATHDAGMSWRELNLLQELHQEGQMAHRVYVAVPISEAGPLIAQGPEQTEDGWIALNAIKVFIDGTLGSRGAALLEPYADADHTGFMNRTTKEALMPVLAGALAKGLQIMTHVIGDRALRTTLDWYEEAWDALPSGEWAKTDLRWRLEHAQIIPAQDQERIARMNVTLSMQPSHAIGDLNFAPARLGDDRLALAYPWRPLIKQGIPVVAGSDAPVEAGDPRIEFYAAITRQRLDGSSGEGWHPEFAVSRAQALKMFTVWPAYSAFQEIDRGSIQVGKRADLTIFDTDFMTATPAQILKSRAIMTIVDGKIIFKVWPV